The Maridesulfovibrio salexigens DSM 2638 region GCACCCATTTCATCAATCATGGCCCGTAGATCACGCACTTTCTGAGTACAGAAAGGAATGTATTTCTGACCGCCGAAACCGGGGTTAACGGACATGATCAGCACCATGTGCAGCTGCGGAATCAGGTATTTGATGGATTCCAGCGGGGTTGCAGGATTCAAAGCAATAGCTGGTTTTACACCCTTTTCTGCAATGGCTGCCACTGCACGCTCAAGATGCACTGTGGATTCAGCATGGATGCAGAGCAGGTCAGCTCCTGCATCGCAGAATTCATCAATGTAACGTTCGGGCTGCTCAATCATGAGATGGCAGTCGAAGAACAGGTTGCACTCTTTACGCATGGACTTGATTACCGGAGGCCCGAAAGTGATGTTGGGCACGAATTTGCCGTCCATTACATCAAGGTGCGCCCACTTGAGGCCTGCTTCTTCCAGAGCTTTCAGCTCGTCCGCAAGACGGCTGAAATCACAGGAAAGCAGAGAAGGGGAAATGATGGTTTCCTTAGCTGCCATTTATTTTTTCTCCTTGTCTTCCTTCATGTCAAAATCAACCTTGATCTTGAACATTTTAGTCGCGGGCAGATAAAGTACGCGGATGCCGGTTTTCTCGGAAATTGCATCGAGAGTGGCGATCACGGTTTCTTTGTCCGGACCGATGAAGGTGAACCAGATGTTGAAGTCATTTTCACGCAGGTAGTTGTGAGTAACGCCGCTGTGACGGTTAACCTCGGCCACGAATTCATCCATTTTTTCTTCGGGCACACTGGCTGCGCACAGGGTGGAATGCCAGCCCAGTTCACGTGAACCGAAGTTTGCTCCTACGCGACGGATTACTCCGTCTTCGCGCAGGGCGTTGACCCTTGAAAGCGCTTCATCTTCGGATACTCCCACCATCTTCCCGATCTCTTCGTAAGGGCGTGAAACAATGGGGAAGTGGGACTGGATGATGCCGAGAATATCTTTATCTACTGCGTCCATTTATATTTCCTTTCTATTTTTTAGGCTTCTTTTTGGGCTCGTAGGAACAAAGCGGTTCCGGTCCAAGATAGCTGCCTTCCATGGTCTGGGCGCGCGCACGGCAACCGCCGCACACTTTTTCGAATTCACAATGACCGCACTTGCCGTCGTAAGTGTCGGGGTTGCGCAGGTTAAGAAACTGCGGAGATTTGGCCCAGATTTCTGGAAAGGGGATCTCGCGGACGTTACCGCAGTCGAGATCAAGGTATCCGCAGGGCTGAACCTGTCCACGATGGGAAATGAAGCAGAAACCTACACCGCCAAGGCAGCCGCGGCTTACTGCATCAAGGCCGAAGTTTTCAAAGTTGACCGGAATGCCTTCTTCTTTTGCACGTTGACGCAGGATGCGGTGGTAGTGCGGTGCACAGGTCGCTTTGAGCTGCATGTCTGTGGTTTTCTGGAAATCGTAGAACCAGTTGAGAACCTCTTCGTACTCTTCAGCGGAAATAACTTCCGCACCCAGCTCGGCGGCACGTCCGGTGGGTACCAGCAGGAAGATATGCCATGCGGATGCTCCAAGATCTTTGGCGAGCTTGAAGATATCCTTGAACATATGCAGGTTGTTGCGGGTAACGGTGGTGTTGATCTGGAATTCGATTCCGGCATCTTTCAGGTATTGAATACCTTTCATAGCCTGATCGAATGCGCCCAGTTCACCGCGAAAATCATCATGGTATTTGGCTTCTGCTGCATCAATGGAGATGGAACAACGCTGGATGCCCACTTCTTTGAGCTGTACGGAATTCTCTGCGGTGAGCAGAGTTCCGTTGGGAGCCATTACGCAACGCAGGCCTTTGTCATTAGCGTAGGATACCAGCTCGAAGACATCGTGGCGCAGCAGCGGTTCGCCGCCGGTGAAGATGATGATCGGGTCCCCGGTTTCGGGAAAAGTATCGATAAGCGCTTTAGCTTCCTCGGTGGAAAGCTCTCCCGGATAAGGTTCGGGGTGCGCTTCAGCTCTACAGTGCTTGCAGGCAAGGTTGCAGGAGCGGGTGATTTCCCATGCGATGAGTCTGAGCGGCGGTGAGCCGTCAGCATTCTTCTGGGGAATTGGATGTACACCCGGATGACCACCGGGATGTCCGCCGCCGGGGTGTCCCGGTTTGCCGCCGGGATGACCGCCCGGATGTCCACCTCCCGGATGACCTCCGGGGTGTCCGCCTGTCATTTTTTTATCGCTCATATTATTTCTCTTTCAGTCTTTTGAGTACGTCTTCAGTGAAGTAAGTCAGGATCAGGTCTGCTCCGGCACGCTTGAGCCCGATGAGGGATTCCCAAACTACGGATTCTTCATCGACCCAACCGTTCAAAGCCGCAGCCTTGATCATGGAATATTCGCCGCTGACCTGATAAGCCGCAACGGGCAGATCAAAGTTATCGCGGGTCTGACGGATAATGTCCATGTAAGGTCCGGCAGGTTTGACCATAAGAATGTCTGCACCTTCGATAACATCCGCTGCTGCTTCGCGCAGACCTTCGCGGGCGTTGGCCGGGTCCATCTGGTAGGTTTTGCGGTCACCGAACTGAGGTGCGCCTTCAGCTGCTTCGCGGAAAGGACCGTAGTAAGCGGATGCGTATTTTACTGCATATGACATGAGTGGCAGTTCAGCAAAACCGTTTTCGTCCAGAATCTCGCGGATAGCGGCAACGCGGCCGTCCATCATATCAGAGGGTGCAACCATGTCCGCGCCTGCTTTGGCGTGAGAGAGGGCAGTTTTAGCCAGCAGTTCCAGGGTCGCATCATTGAGGATGATCTCATCCTTAACCAGTCCGCAGTGCCCGTGGGATGTGAATTCACACAAGCATACGTCAGTGCAGACCAGCAGTTCGGGCCAGCGTTTTTTTAGCATGCGCACGGCCTGCTGCACAATGCCGTCCTCGGCGTAGGCCTGAGAGCCAGCGGGATCTTTTTCAGCGGGAATGCCGAAAAGGATCAGGCTTTTGAGGCCGTTTGCCACAGCTTCCTCTACTTTGATTTCCAGCTGTTTCAGGCTGAGCTGAAACTGACCGGGCATGGAGGAAACTTCTTTTTTGAAATTTTCATCGTCTGTTTCGTAGACGAAGTAGGGCATCATAAGATCATTGGCGGAAAGGGTGGTTTCCCTGATCAGATCACGAATAACGGGAGTTCGTCTGAGTCTGCGTCCCCGATGGAAGTCGAATACCATGTTAGACCTTCCTTTTTGCCTCCGGCGGCTTAAACCCTTTGGAAAGGGTTTAAGAATCACAAACTTTTTTAGTAGGCTTCGCCGTGTAGCTTGGATAAATTTCTTTCAAATAATAAAATCCCGGCAGACCTGTAGGCCCGCCGGGATTCAATAATATCTATCGTCGACAGGACGACCGTCTTGAAACGTTTTTCAAAACAGCGGGCCTAGTCCTTCTTGATTTCCTCGTCGGTGAGGTAACAAGCGGGATCCTGAGCCCAGATGTCGTCGTAGTATGCTTCAGCACGGGCACGGAAGTTACCGGCACAGATGTTCAGGTAACGACAGGTAGCGCAGCGGCCGCCAACGTGCTGTTTTTTGTCTTTGAGCTTGTGCAGCAGCTCGATGTTTTCGTCCATCCAGATTTCAGAGAAAGGACGTTCCAGAACGTTACCGAAGGTGTGGTTACGCCAGAACTGGTCAGCATGAACCTGACCGTCCCAGGAGATACAACCGATACCGCGTCCGGAGTTGTTGCCTTCGTTGAACTGCAGCAGTTCGAGGACTTCCTTGGCACGTTCGGGATCTTCTTTCAGCAGACGCTGGTATACGTAAACACCGTCAGCGTGGTTATCAACGGTGAGGATTTCTTTAGGCATGCCCGCATCATAGAGAGCTTTGGTCTCGTCCATGATAAGGTCAAGCAGCTGGCGGGTTTCAGCGTGGGTCAGATCCTCTTTAATGAGTTCGGAACCACGGCCGGAGTATACCAGATGGTAGAAACATGCTCTGGGAACTTCCAGATCACGCAGAACTTTGAAGATGGAAGGAACTTCAGTCCAGTTGCGCTTGTTGATGGTGAAGCGCAGACCGACTTTCAGGCCTTCGGCCTTACAGTTTTCAACACCTTCGATAGCTTTCTTGTAAGAACCGGGAACGCCGCGGAATTTGTCGTGGGTTTCTTCGGTACCGTCAAGGGAGATACCAACGTAAGAAAGACCAACGTCTTTAAGTTCACGGGCTTTTTCTTTGGTGATCAGGGTTCCGTTGGTGGAAATAACTGCGCGCATACCTTTGCCGGTAGCGTAGCTTGCCAGCTCAACGAGGTCTTTACGTACAAGAGGTTCTCCGCCGGAGAAAAGCATTACCGGGGCGCCGAATGCTGCGAGATCATCGATGATCTCTTTTGCTTTTGAAGTGGAAATTTCGTCTTTTCCGTCAGGATCAACAGCCTGTGCGTAGCAGTGAACGCACTTAAGGTTGCAGCGTCTGGTCATGTTCCAGACTACAACGGGTTTTTTGTCTTTGGAAAACTGCAGAAGGTGAGAAGGCAGTTTGCCAGACTCACGACCGTAGCGCAGGGCGTCGGAAGATTCTACTGCACCACAGTAAAGTTTAGAAATACCAATCATTTATAAATTCCTCCCTAGCTGCTGAGATGGCGCCAGGCTATCAGTTTTAAC contains the following coding sequences:
- the rpe gene encoding ribulose-phosphate 3-epimerase, which produces MAAKETIISPSLLSCDFSRLADELKALEEAGLKWAHLDVMDGKFVPNITFGPPVIKSMRKECNLFFDCHLMIEQPERYIDEFCDAGADLLCIHAESTVHLERAVAAIAEKGVKPAIALNPATPLESIKYLIPQLHMVLIMSVNPGFGGQKYIPFCTQKVRDLRAMIDEMGADTLIQLDGGVTMENCRELVEAGADVLVSGSAFFKYPPYAERHKLFLETCAG
- a CDS encoding AsnC family transcriptional regulator, producing MDAVDKDILGIIQSHFPIVSRPYEEIGKMVGVSEDEALSRVNALREDGVIRRVGANFGSRELGWHSTLCAASVPEEKMDEFVAEVNRHSGVTHNYLRENDFNIWFTFIGPDKETVIATLDAISEKTGIRVLYLPATKMFKIKVDFDMKEDKEKK
- the ahbD gene encoding heme b synthase; the encoded protein is MSDKKMTGGHPGGHPGGGHPGGHPGGKPGHPGGGHPGGHPGVHPIPQKNADGSPPLRLIAWEITRSCNLACKHCRAEAHPEPYPGELSTEEAKALIDTFPETGDPIIIFTGGEPLLRHDVFELVSYANDKGLRCVMAPNGTLLTAENSVQLKEVGIQRCSISIDAAEAKYHDDFRGELGAFDQAMKGIQYLKDAGIEFQINTTVTRNNLHMFKDIFKLAKDLGASAWHIFLLVPTGRAAELGAEVISAEEYEEVLNWFYDFQKTTDMQLKATCAPHYHRILRQRAKEEGIPVNFENFGLDAVSRGCLGGVGFCFISHRGQVQPCGYLDLDCGNVREIPFPEIWAKSPQFLNLRNPDTYDGKCGHCEFEKVCGGCRARAQTMEGSYLGPEPLCSYEPKKKPKK
- the hemB gene encoding porphobilinogen synthase, giving the protein MVFDFHRGRRLRRTPVIRDLIRETTLSANDLMMPYFVYETDDENFKKEVSSMPGQFQLSLKQLEIKVEEAVANGLKSLILFGIPAEKDPAGSQAYAEDGIVQQAVRMLKKRWPELLVCTDVCLCEFTSHGHCGLVKDEIILNDATLELLAKTALSHAKAGADMVAPSDMMDGRVAAIREILDENGFAELPLMSYAVKYASAYYGPFREAAEGAPQFGDRKTYQMDPANAREGLREAAADVIEGADILMVKPAGPYMDIIRQTRDNFDLPVAAYQVSGEYSMIKAAALNGWVDEESVVWESLIGLKRAGADLILTYFTEDVLKRLKEK
- the ahbC gene encoding 12,18-didecarboxysiroheme deacetylase, yielding MIGISKLYCGAVESSDALRYGRESGKLPSHLLQFSKDKKPVVVWNMTRRCNLKCVHCYAQAVDPDGKDEISTSKAKEIIDDLAAFGAPVMLFSGGEPLVRKDLVELASYATGKGMRAVISTNGTLITKEKARELKDVGLSYVGISLDGTEETHDKFRGVPGSYKKAIEGVENCKAEGLKVGLRFTINKRNWTEVPSIFKVLRDLEVPRACFYHLVYSGRGSELIKEDLTHAETRQLLDLIMDETKALYDAGMPKEILTVDNHADGVYVYQRLLKEDPERAKEVLELLQFNEGNNSGRGIGCISWDGQVHADQFWRNHTFGNVLERPFSEIWMDENIELLHKLKDKKQHVGGRCATCRYLNICAGNFRARAEAYYDDIWAQDPACYLTDEEIKKD